The Sphingobium sp. BYY-5 genome includes a window with the following:
- a CDS encoding Ldh family oxidoreductase: protein MSDVALTLGQADALARKVLESRGLAPDHAAAVARTMVAGERDGCASHGLYRLLVAANSIERGVVVPDAVPVVSEPAAALVRVDGKGGFAQLPFERGLPLLVGKARKFGIAAMALNNVVHFAALWPEVEAVAEQGLVGLAFTPSHAWVAPEGGTKPVFGTNPIAFGWPRPGKLPFVFDFATSAVARGEIELHRRAGKAIPLDWGYDVEGYPSIDPKAVLDGAMRTFGGHKGSALAAMVELIAGPLIGDMTSAESMAADEGRMGSPIGGELVIAVDPAGFLGASVEDHLRRAEAMFDAIEGQGARLPGSRRYAARARSDVEGVCIPVQLHRDILALLEGEMA from the coding sequence GTGAGTGATGTCGCGCTGACGCTGGGGCAAGCGGATGCGCTGGCCCGCAAGGTGCTTGAAAGCCGTGGCCTCGCGCCCGATCACGCCGCCGCCGTCGCGCGGACCATGGTGGCGGGCGAGCGGGACGGTTGCGCGTCGCACGGCCTCTATCGCCTGCTGGTCGCCGCCAATTCGATCGAGCGCGGGGTCGTCGTACCCGACGCCGTGCCGGTGGTGAGCGAACCGGCCGCTGCGCTGGTTCGTGTCGATGGCAAGGGCGGCTTTGCGCAATTACCCTTCGAGCGCGGCCTCCCGCTGTTGGTCGGCAAGGCGCGCAAGTTCGGCATCGCCGCCATGGCGCTCAACAATGTCGTGCATTTTGCCGCGCTCTGGCCGGAAGTCGAGGCGGTCGCCGAACAGGGACTGGTCGGCCTCGCTTTCACCCCCAGCCATGCCTGGGTCGCGCCGGAGGGTGGGACGAAGCCTGTCTTCGGCACCAACCCGATTGCCTTTGGCTGGCCACGCCCCGGCAAGCTGCCCTTCGTCTTCGACTTTGCCACCAGCGCGGTGGCGCGGGGCGAGATCGAACTGCACCGCCGCGCGGGCAAGGCGATCCCACTCGATTGGGGCTATGATGTGGAAGGCTATCCGTCGATCGACCCGAAGGCGGTGCTGGACGGCGCGATGCGTACTTTCGGCGGGCATAAGGGGTCGGCGCTCGCCGCCATGGTCGAGCTGATCGCCGGGCCGCTGATCGGCGACATGACCAGCGCGGAGTCCATGGCGGCGGACGAAGGCCGGATGGGATCGCCGATCGGCGGCGAACTGGTCATTGCGGTCGATCCGGCGGGCTTTCTGGGCGCCAGCGTCGAGGATCATCTGCGCCGCGCTGAGGCGATGTTCGACGCGATCGAGGGGCAGGGCGCGCGCCTGCCCGGATCGCGCCGCTATGCCGCGCGGGCACGGTCGGACGTGGAAGGCGTGTGCATTCCGGTACAGCTTCACCGGGACATATTGGCATTGTTGGAAGGGGAAATGGCGTGA
- a CDS encoding dihydrodipicolinate synthase family protein: MAIGWKGVFPAVTTQLRADLSIDLADTQRVVDDLIKDGVTGIIALGTVGENNSLEYDEKVSVLSAIVEVVAGRVPVITGVSEFDTRRAVRYAQAAEKAGADGLMLLPPMVYVTKPHELVAHFKGVADQTGLPIMLYNNPPAYRTVIDQDVLSALVDVKNIVAVKESAPDTRRFTDFRNAFGDRYTLFAGLDDVALEGLYLGAQGWVSGLTNAFPKESVELVCAFERGDHAKAMEIYRWFMPLLHLDAEHDLVQSIKLAEQVMGRGSERVLPPRLVLQGERRAEVIAMVEKAAATRPDLSVAAAA; this comes from the coding sequence ATGGCAATTGGTTGGAAGGGCGTGTTCCCGGCGGTCACTACGCAACTGCGTGCGGATCTGTCGATCGACCTCGCCGATACGCAGCGCGTCGTTGACGATCTTATCAAGGATGGCGTCACCGGTATCATTGCGCTGGGTACGGTGGGCGAGAACAACTCCTTGGAATATGATGAGAAAGTGTCGGTTCTTTCCGCGATCGTGGAGGTTGTTGCGGGCCGCGTTCCCGTCATCACCGGCGTGTCGGAGTTTGATACGCGCCGCGCCGTCCGCTATGCTCAGGCGGCTGAAAAGGCTGGCGCGGATGGCCTGATGCTGCTGCCGCCGATGGTGTATGTCACCAAGCCGCACGAACTGGTCGCCCATTTCAAGGGTGTTGCGGACCAGACCGGCCTGCCGATCATGCTCTACAATAACCCACCAGCCTATCGCACCGTCATCGACCAGGATGTGCTGAGCGCGCTGGTCGATGTGAAGAATATCGTCGCGGTCAAGGAATCGGCGCCGGATACGCGTCGCTTCACCGATTTTCGCAACGCATTCGGGGATCGCTATACGCTGTTCGCCGGCCTGGACGACGTGGCGCTGGAGGGGCTGTATCTCGGCGCGCAGGGTTGGGTGTCGGGTCTGACCAACGCCTTCCCCAAGGAGTCGGTCGAACTGGTTTGCGCCTTCGAGCGCGGCGATCATGCCAAGGCGATGGAAATCTATCGCTGGTTCATGCCACTGCTGCATCTGGATGCCGAGCATGATCTGGTCCAGTCGATCAAACTGGCCGAGCAGGTGATGGGCCGTGGTTCGGAGCGCGTTCTGCCCCCGCGCCTGGTGTTGCAGGGTGAGCGTCGCGCCGAGGTCATCGCCATGGTGGAGAAGGCGGCGGCGACCCGTCCCGACCTGTCGGTCGCGGCTGCGGCCTGA
- a CDS encoding DUF885 family protein gives MTIFGGRTWLLAGAAFFSLTAPSAQAQPTALSADQAFEAIYTAEYDWRQKQFGPSEDGPKDQGLFLPDVGPQAQAARLARWEQVEKQLAAIKVDQLTQAQAVNFAVYKGQIDALLAEQRYRDYEKPLNADTSFWGELAGWARDPLRDEAGARRYIAMLRDIPRYYDQQIANMRAGLKRGFTPAQITLQGRDIGVAQVVDAKSVEESPFYAPFKTLPATIPADVQAKLKAEAQAAITQAVVPAHQTLLTFLRREYIPGARKDLAAYKLPDGKAYYQSKIREFVTLDKSPAEIHEIGLAEMARIRAQMGEVMQQVGFKGDLPAFLTFLRTDPQFYAKTPQELLNRAAWIAKTFDGKASQYFGRMPRMRFAIKPVPDDIAPFYTGGRGGPGIYLVNTYNLPSRPFYSQVALTLHESAPGHAMQMPLAAENKALPAFRRDTYLSAYGEGWALYCEALGEDMGMYETPYDRFGMLSYQAWRASRLVVDTGIHAMGWTRKQAQDYLHDNTALSDHEIETEVDRYIAWPGQALSYYMGELAFVGARQKAEKALGPKFNIRTFHDAVLALGAVPLPVIDQRVDQLIADGGKGPYPDEE, from the coding sequence GTGACGATCTTTGGCGGCCGGACCTGGTTGCTTGCCGGGGCTGCATTCTTCAGCCTGACGGCGCCGTCCGCCCAGGCCCAGCCTACGGCCCTATCCGCCGACCAGGCGTTCGAGGCGATCTATACGGCGGAATATGACTGGCGGCAGAAGCAGTTCGGTCCCAGCGAGGATGGTCCCAAGGATCAGGGGCTGTTCCTGCCCGATGTTGGCCCGCAGGCGCAGGCGGCGCGGCTCGCTCGCTGGGAGCAGGTTGAAAAGCAGCTTGCCGCGATCAAAGTCGATCAATTGACGCAGGCACAAGCCGTCAATTTCGCCGTCTATAAAGGACAGATTGACGCGCTCCTCGCCGAGCAGCGTTATCGCGATTATGAAAAGCCGCTCAACGCCGACACCAGCTTCTGGGGCGAACTGGCGGGCTGGGCGCGTGATCCGCTGCGCGACGAGGCGGGCGCGCGGCGCTATATCGCCATGCTGCGTGACATTCCGCGCTATTATGACCAGCAGATCGCCAATATGCGCGCGGGCCTCAAGCGCGGTTTCACGCCCGCGCAGATCACGCTCCAGGGCCGCGACATTGGTGTCGCGCAGGTGGTTGATGCGAAGAGCGTCGAGGAGTCGCCTTTCTACGCGCCGTTCAAAACGCTACCCGCGACCATCCCCGCCGATGTGCAGGCCAAGCTGAAGGCCGAGGCGCAGGCCGCGATCACGCAGGCGGTGGTGCCCGCGCACCAGACGCTGCTGACCTTCCTGCGGCGGGAGTATATTCCCGGCGCGCGCAAGGATCTGGCCGCCTACAAGCTGCCCGACGGCAAGGCCTATTATCAGTCCAAGATCCGCGAGTTCGTCACCCTCGACAAAAGCCCGGCGGAGATCCACGAGATCGGCCTTGCCGAAATGGCGCGCATCCGCGCCCAGATGGGTGAGGTGATGCAACAGGTGGGTTTCAAGGGCGACCTTCCGGCCTTCCTCACCTTCCTGCGCACCGATCCGCAATTCTATGCCAAGACGCCGCAGGAACTGCTCAACCGGGCCGCCTGGATCGCCAAGACCTTCGACGGGAAGGCTTCGCAATATTTCGGCCGAATGCCGCGTATGCGTTTCGCGATCAAGCCGGTGCCGGACGATATCGCCCCCTTCTACACCGGCGGGCGTGGCGGGCCGGGCATCTATCTGGTCAACACCTATAACCTGCCCTCGCGTCCCTTCTACTCACAGGTCGCGCTGACCCTGCATGAAAGCGCGCCGGGCCATGCGATGCAGATGCCGCTGGCGGCCGAAAACAAGGCCTTGCCCGCCTTCCGCCGCGATACTTACCTCTCCGCCTATGGCGAAGGCTGGGCGCTCTATTGCGAGGCGCTGGGCGAGGATATGGGCATGTATGAAACGCCCTATGACCGGTTCGGGATGCTGAGCTATCAGGCGTGGCGCGCGTCGCGGCTGGTGGTCGATACGGGCATTCACGCGATGGGCTGGACCCGCAAACAGGCGCAGGATTATCTGCACGACAATACGGCCCTGTCCGATCATGAGATCGAGACGGAGGTCGATCGCTATATCGCCTGGCCGGGGCAGGCGTTGTCCTATTATATGGGCGAACTGGCCTTTGTCGGCGCGCGGCAGAAGGCGGAAAAGGCACTGGGGCCGAAGTTCAACATCCGCACCTTCCATGACGCGGTGCTGGCGTTGGGCGCGGTGCCGTTGCCGGTGATTGACCAGCGCGTAGACCAGTTGATCGCCGATGGCGGCAAGGGGCCGTATCCCGATGAGGAATAG
- a CDS encoding family 43 glycosylhydrolase encodes MRNRLLVGLALAMVAGSARAEEPRQISVPGNPILADGDYYSTDPAPFVADGALWILAGRDQAPPDVNDFIMGEWQLLKTDDPVAGRWTHYPNIARPENVFAWAEEARAYAGQIVQGPDKRYYFYAPVLEKNSDAKDRFAIGVAVADSPIGPWRDAHPSGPIISQRVPVKNDIQNIDPTILIDDDGRAYIYWGTFGQLRGIELDRDMVTPKGAEQAIEGLTGFFEAPWIMKRKGVYYMLYAGNNAGPTSDCTQAVYHACIAYGTASSPMGPWTYRGVVLKPVSSTTSHPGAVDYKGQWYLAYHTADAKGGGHFRRSVAIDRMEWDDSVTPARIRTVVPTLRPQPPLPPTRNIARAASANASNDPVPVQFWIKALNDGITKAAPLPPDMWGSWTANNPPSQWIEYRWDKPVTINGSRIWFWNDQPAGSGIGVAPPAAWHLEYWNQGWEAVPGHGVYGTTPGMFQAVAFPPIRTRCLRAVMTASGDGKSHAGLAVQEWAVLAPKAAPPITRKGDEGPAPACG; translated from the coding sequence ATGAGGAATAGACTGCTCGTCGGCCTTGCGCTGGCGATGGTGGCCGGTTCGGCCCGCGCGGAAGAGCCGCGCCAGATCAGCGTGCCGGGCAATCCCATCCTGGCGGATGGCGACTATTATTCGACGGACCCTGCGCCCTTCGTCGCCGATGGCGCATTGTGGATATTGGCGGGCCGCGACCAGGCGCCGCCCGACGTCAATGATTTCATCATGGGCGAATGGCAGTTGCTCAAGACCGACGATCCGGTGGCGGGCAGGTGGACCCATTATCCGAACATCGCCCGGCCCGAAAATGTCTTCGCCTGGGCGGAGGAGGCGCGCGCCTATGCCGGGCAGATCGTGCAGGGGCCGGACAAGCGTTACTATTTCTACGCGCCGGTGCTGGAAAAGAACAGTGACGCCAAGGACCGTTTCGCCATCGGCGTGGCGGTGGCGGACAGTCCGATCGGGCCGTGGCGCGATGCGCATCCGTCGGGACCAATCATCTCCCAACGAGTGCCGGTGAAGAACGATATCCAGAATATCGACCCGACCATCCTCATCGACGATGATGGCCGCGCCTATATCTATTGGGGTACGTTCGGCCAATTGCGTGGTATTGAGCTGGACCGCGACATGGTGACGCCCAAGGGAGCGGAACAGGCGATCGAAGGGCTGACCGGCTTCTTCGAGGCGCCCTGGATCATGAAGCGCAAGGGCGTCTATTATATGCTCTATGCCGGCAACAACGCCGGTCCGACCTCCGACTGCACCCAGGCGGTCTATCATGCCTGTATCGCCTATGGCACCGCGTCCTCGCCGATGGGACCGTGGACCTATCGCGGGGTCGTGCTGAAACCGGTATCCTCGACCACATCCCATCCGGGCGCGGTCGACTATAAGGGGCAATGGTATCTGGCCTATCACACCGCCGATGCGAAGGGCGGGGGGCATTTCCGCCGCAGTGTGGCAATCGACCGGATGGAATGGGATGACAGCGTCACGCCTGCGCGTATCCGCACGGTTGTGCCGACGCTGCGGCCCCAGCCGCCGTTGCCGCCTACCCGCAACATCGCGCGCGCGGCCTCTGCGAACGCCTCCAACGATCCGGTGCCGGTCCAGTTCTGGATCAAGGCGCTGAATGACGGCATCACCAAGGCTGCACCCTTGCCGCCCGATATGTGGGGAAGCTGGACCGCAAACAATCCGCCCAGCCAATGGATCGAATATCGCTGGGACAAGCCGGTCACGATCAACGGATCGCGCATCTGGTTCTGGAACGACCAGCCGGCCGGATCGGGCATCGGCGTGGCGCCGCCGGCCGCCTGGCATCTGGAATATTGGAACCAGGGGTGGGAAGCCGTGCCGGGCCATGGCGTTTACGGCACCACGCCTGGCATGTTCCAGGCGGTTGCTTTCCCGCCGATCCGCACCCGTTGCCTGCGGGCGGTCATGACGGCGTCGGGTGACGGCAAGAGCCACGCCGGCCTTGCCGTCCAGGAATGGGCGGTGCTGGCACCCAAGGCTGCGCCGCCGATTACGCGCAAAGGGGATGAAGGACCGGCGCCCGCCTGCGGTTGA
- a CDS encoding TonB-dependent receptor: MKSRTIFNMSAALSVLAFASVSAMAMAQNAPNSSDSKDTTKADIIVTGVRGSVEAASTKKRNSKQIVDSIVAEDAGKLPDNNVPEALARVTGVQIDRARGQGQSVTIRGLAQVQTTVNGNNTNLGDGRSLNLADIPAELLKSVDIYKTRSADQVEGGIAGTVNVELRRPFDLKKGWTVAGSLRGSYDDISEKVSPYGSLLVANRFDTGIGEIGFLVNASLTRNNYRENYIESESPFKTNIDGSTVVIPYRAQYGIEQGNVKRPSINAVLQWRASDNLDFVLEGGYLGSREKRSVERLYVQDMPFATNYSDIVLMPDGRTVKSLTISNPNGIPAGIDSQYNSIHSNLYTSNLEAHWHNDRVQLNVSAQYNWSNEGNYFVETILRPTNLNSATVDFASDLYSKGAPSITFNGVDLSDLSSYGIDRFQDNRGGSKNKEFASQADLTLRLSDESFLRSLQVGGRYNQRRTSRYYGYRDGFPRVNGTYAPLSLFPGYDSASLVGPDIGGATTQWYRIPGSVVLSNIDDIRAFIQQYDPANTERFSSVYPPSDRGQTFESNEKNFAAYAQLNWGFKLGSIPVDGLAGVRYTNTWGNSQSFNYRPGDVTNGYQDIVQASPGHGNYYDVLPSASAIIHFTPKMQLRLAYSTNVQRPSFFDSRPFYYAETRANPPVVYAGNPDLKAQREQAFDISAEYYFGRGGQISLAGYHKKATGFLLSSREQANAAQLALYGIDLAKYNASFGYIEQLRNVGDGTFTGVEGTFQTFFDFLPGALRNFGVSLNASHIFKARVEYDDEESFPGEFDSPNTSKWTANLALFYDTTKFSARVAYNYRSSYRMGIWLDTSDGTQDATYSPYNASTERLDAAVNYTPVKFMTLSLEATNLLGSDVFRYHGSQNLLPLGVRTLARTAQASVRFRF, from the coding sequence ATGAAGTCACGTACGATTTTCAACATGTCGGCGGCTTTGTCCGTCCTTGCATTTGCGTCCGTTTCCGCCATGGCAATGGCGCAGAATGCGCCCAATTCCTCGGACTCCAAGGATACCACCAAGGCAGACATCATCGTCACCGGCGTCCGCGGCAGCGTCGAGGCTGCATCCACCAAAAAGCGGAACAGCAAGCAGATCGTCGACTCGATTGTCGCGGAAGATGCCGGTAAATTGCCGGACAATAACGTTCCTGAAGCGCTGGCGCGCGTGACCGGTGTGCAGATCGACCGCGCGCGCGGTCAGGGGCAAAGCGTGACAATTCGCGGCCTTGCCCAGGTGCAGACCACGGTCAACGGCAACAATACCAACCTTGGTGATGGCCGTTCGCTCAATCTCGCGGATATTCCGGCTGAACTGCTCAAATCGGTGGACATCTACAAGACCCGTTCGGCCGATCAGGTCGAGGGCGGCATCGCCGGTACCGTCAATGTCGAATTGCGCCGGCCGTTCGATCTCAAGAAGGGCTGGACTGTCGCGGGCAGCCTTCGCGGCTCCTATGACGACATCTCCGAGAAAGTCAGCCCCTATGGCAGCCTTCTGGTGGCGAACCGCTTCGATACCGGCATCGGTGAAATCGGTTTCCTGGTGAACGCTTCGCTGACCAGAAACAATTATCGCGAAAACTATATCGAGAGTGAATCGCCTTTCAAGACCAACATCGATGGCTCGACCGTGGTGATCCCGTATCGAGCGCAATACGGCATTGAGCAGGGCAATGTGAAGCGCCCCTCCATCAATGCCGTGTTGCAGTGGCGGGCGAGCGACAATCTCGATTTTGTGCTGGAAGGCGGCTATCTGGGATCGCGCGAAAAGCGCTCGGTCGAACGCCTCTACGTCCAAGATATGCCGTTCGCCACCAACTATAGTGACATCGTGCTCATGCCTGACGGCCGGACGGTGAAGTCGTTGACGATCAGCAATCCGAACGGTATTCCGGCGGGCATAGATTCCCAATATAATTCAATCCACTCGAACCTCTACACCAGCAACCTCGAAGCACATTGGCATAATGATCGCGTGCAACTTAACGTCAGTGCGCAGTATAACTGGTCGAATGAAGGCAATTATTTCGTCGAGACCATTTTGCGCCCGACGAACCTGAACTCGGCCACAGTCGATTTCGCTTCGGACCTGTACAGCAAGGGTGCGCCGTCGATCACCTTCAACGGCGTCGATCTTTCCGACCTGTCGAGTTATGGGATAGACCGCTTCCAGGACAATCGTGGCGGATCGAAGAACAAGGAATTCGCCAGCCAGGCCGACCTGACCCTGCGGCTTAGCGACGAATCCTTCCTGCGCAGCCTGCAGGTCGGCGGACGTTACAATCAGCGCCGCACCAGCCGCTATTATGGCTATCGGGACGGCTTTCCACGTGTGAACGGGACTTATGCGCCGCTGAGCCTATTCCCCGGCTATGACAGCGCGTCGCTGGTCGGTCCTGACATTGGCGGTGCCACCACCCAATGGTATCGCATCCCCGGATCGGTGGTACTTTCGAATATTGACGATATTCGCGCCTTCATCCAGCAATATGATCCCGCCAACACCGAGCGGTTTTCGAGCGTCTATCCGCCGAGCGACCGTGGCCAAACCTTCGAGTCCAACGAGAAGAATTTCGCAGCCTACGCCCAACTCAACTGGGGCTTTAAGCTGGGTAGCATTCCCGTCGATGGTTTGGCCGGCGTGCGTTACACCAATACATGGGGCAATTCGCAAAGCTTCAACTACCGTCCGGGTGACGTGACCAACGGCTATCAGGACATTGTCCAGGCATCGCCGGGTCACGGCAATTATTATGATGTCCTGCCCAGCGCTTCGGCGATCATCCACTTCACGCCGAAAATGCAGCTTCGCCTTGCCTACAGCACGAACGTCCAGCGCCCCAGTTTCTTTGATTCGCGTCCCTTCTATTATGCCGAGACGCGCGCCAATCCGCCGGTCGTCTATGCGGGCAATCCGGACCTGAAAGCCCAGCGTGAGCAAGCCTTCGACATCAGCGCCGAATATTATTTCGGGCGCGGAGGGCAGATTTCACTCGCTGGTTATCACAAGAAGGCCACGGGATTCCTGCTCAGCAGCCGTGAGCAGGCTAACGCTGCACAATTGGCTCTCTATGGAATCGACCTGGCCAAGTATAATGCATCCTTCGGTTATATCGAGCAGTTACGCAATGTTGGTGACGGCACCTTTACGGGTGTCGAAGGCACGTTCCAGACTTTCTTTGACTTTCTACCGGGCGCACTTCGCAATTTCGGCGTCAGCCTGAATGCGTCGCACATCTTCAAGGCGCGGGTCGAATATGATGATGAGGAAAGTTTTCCGGGCGAGTTTGACTCCCCGAACACTTCGAAATGGACCGCCAATCTGGCCTTGTTCTACGACACGACGAAGTTCAGCGCGCGCGTCGCTTATAACTACCGTTCGTCCTATCGCATGGGTATCTGGCTCGATACCAGCGACGGTACGCAGGATGCGACCTATTCGCCCTATAATGCGTCAACGGAACGGCTCGATGCTGCCGTTAACTACACGCCAGTCAAGTTCATGACCCTGTCGTTGGAGGCGACGAACCTCCTGGGCAGTGATGTGTTCCGTTACCATGGCAGCCAGAATCTCTTGCCGCTGGGCGTTCGCACCCTTGCACGGACAGCGCAAGCCAGCGTCCGGTTTCGCTTCTGA